aacaaaatttagtgattCATCAGCTTTTTGGTTGAAATCGGCGTCGTTGCATAAAAATAGTGTTCGTGTTTCGAAAAGTAGTTCTAAATgcctttcatatttcctccattttttatttttattcgatgTCAGTGAGTGTTACAgcagaacatcaaaattatgggCTTAAAATTTTCCCTAATGCTAATCACATTTGAACAATGAAGGAAAAACTCctgtatcccagaacaaacgtgtcataaatgtaccttaaacccataaaaattgatatgagtgaaactgtcattcgatgaacactcacacataaaattagttggataattcagagaggcattgattatatctgtcataaatcaaTTACTAGAAATACACCTCAAACcgcaaaaatttttggtttctatattatcgagTTCTTctgagttgtttcgtttcactgtatattcattctgtgcgcaaaacatgtctgtcaccttatcgttgtacgcgtacagcgttgtacagaaatcacatgtctgtcagtggTATAAGAgggaatgaaacgtttcaaagaggtgtcactcgtgcaaatGAGCAATGACACAATCCTAGAAAAGTTATCTGTATGCACGAAAGCAAACAATATTTAGTTATTTGACCTTAAGACacctattgcaataaatattttttactgttagtctTTTCGAGGGCAGCTAATCGGTCACCGCTTGAACTCACAGATGATATAGAAATACAACAATAGATTATAATTCGAAAGAGGGAATTcaccagcaaaatgttcacagggcATTAAAAAATGACTCGCTGGAAGAGCttttttgatttcgttttcaaacatgttgctgataaacctaatgctacatatgcactttcaagaaaagaCAAACACTATTACTTTATTTTAGCAGTAATTCTTAAGCGTTAAGCGTTTTTAATTACTTTTAATTTTAAGTTCATGTTAATGTAAACTGTCCGAAAATACATAACTcgaagatgaaattaaaacatttatactgtgggAACACCTATGTTTTTCAATTAACTTTTGTATTGTTATGTAAACTTTCACTTGCATGAAACGGCCACTacataactgacataaatgatgCCATTGAAAATTTCCAATATGAAGAGGATtattgttctgcgttttgctgtcttcgttctccgctaaGTGACAGTATTTGAATATATCAATTTCTTTTACCTGagtggttatgacaaaatcagcggatatgttagttaaatcaataacattttagttgaaacaaccagggcgtgaaacaacaattccagtattgtaattttgtgatctgcgggttctccgtgaacCTTTGACATAATGGGTAtgatgagaaaaaaatcaaaaaggaCACTTGACCAGAAATAGGATTAAAATTCTCGatcaaaatgtttgaatgatATGCAGTATCAAAATTCACTAACTTAATCCGTCCGAAATTATATTAATCGGTGTTTAACATTCGAGCAATCTGTTTGTTGCTACTGGACAAAAACTCAAATACAGGTTTTCAACTCATGCTTCAGCAAATCCgatttaaatttacatttcgcaacaaaaaagttttttgttccACGGTACACAGAAATCGTCTTCCGGGCACATTTTTCTTCTAGTAACTGCTGCCTAAACAAAATACCCATTTCCAAATCTTGGTATAAAAACTGAAGCAATATTTTCGAAACCCTTTGAAAACAAGGCAAGCCTTTTGTTCCTACATACGAAAACCATACTCTTTTGACAAAGCTTATTTCTTTTTCGGAAGGTGAAAtatgaacaaacaaaaacagCTGCTTTCTTAACGGAAATGTGTGCAGCTTTGACATCAAAACTCAATTTGGCTGTCATCATGATGCACTTTGGGTTACATTTACCATCAACCAACTGCAACTAGTGGGAAGAAAAGTACTCCTGATCACGTTCGCCCGGGTCAAAACCAGGTAAGACGTGCAAGTTGCATATAGCTGGCAATGCAAATCTGCAACTATCTGAATATTCTTTAACTATGCACATCTGCCGCACATGTTCGTCTTAAAGTTCGTGGTATCAAAATGCGGAAAGAAAATTGGCTAGAATAAGAAGTTCAAGTTGTTGGGCACCGTTGAGTGGGGTGAAGTTGCCTGATCATTATTAGATTCGAATTTTACGCCATCTCACGGATCAATAGATATTAATTTAGTATAAACTATGAATTGATAACAAAGAATGCAAATTCTGGTTTGTGTtaatatacagtacaatactcACCACTACGCTAACTTTTGCACCACCAGCACCGTAACCGGACATCGCATATGCACCTTCCATGCCGGTCAGCAGCATTCCAAACACCGATGCAAGTACGACTGCTGCCACCGCTGGGTGGAAAACATGTGTGATTATGCTGGTGACGGAAAATATGCAGCTTCTACGCGAAATGTTCAGAAAGaaagaagagagaaaaaaagttCCTTCAGATTAGGTGCAACCAGTTTAGTAAAGTAGAACAGCTAGTGAATTCTCAGCAGACGGCTCTACCAACAGGAAGAATGATTTATGCGAAAATCCTGACCATTCACAAACCCGGCACGTTGTGAAATCGGATGGGTCCTGAGGGCGCTTGGTCGTcgagatgagaaaatatttgaataacGAGATTTTGAACACTTACCGGTGTCGGAGAATTGTACTGGTTCTGCTAGGGCCAACCGGTCGTGTCATGGttcgggaattttttttttcgtttgtttgtttgctctGACTACTTGTGATGTAGACTGGTTTTCTTTGGCATCTCGTATGTTTATCTCGGACAAGAGTACTCAATAAGCTCTGTATATTGTTCTAGCACTTTCCGATCCGACGCTTGTGTGGAACTTCTAGGTATGCTTGAAACTAACTTCAACTAAGCTCTATCAGCACCTTTAGAAGTATCAATGCAAACTGTAACACATGAAAAGCAAATATTTTTGATTAGTACACTTAAAAGAAGATttcttttaatttattttatgttCGCTAACTCCGTCGTTCGATGACATCTTCAATGAACTACGCCAGAGCCAAAATAAGTATTTAAACTAAGCTACACCACAACTCCGTTTATTATCTCGAAACGATAACTGTACTATGATCTAGTGAACAAAAAATTTATTCTAGTCATAAAGACGAATGACAGACACTGATATACGAACAGGTAAAGTTATGCGATTAGAATGTGCAGATAACTGGTTCTTTAGCAAAAATGTTGAAAAGCAGTTTCGAATAAAACTATTATAGATCGTTATCACCATAGCCATCTGTCTTCTTTTTCTATCGTAAAAAGTGACGAGGGCGATTTCTAAGGTTGCTGAACCCAATTTGAACCCATTACTAGAACTGTCGATTTGTCCTTTTTTATGAAACTTTAACCAACAGGCTCTTGCAACCACCCCAAGTacacacataaaaaaaatccactgtTCCTATTGTTAACGTTGAGAAATTGTTAAACTTCCAAACTACAAAGCAGAACATAGCTCAAGTGACGCTCGCTCGTAAAATATCGTAACGCAATAAAGAATCAAAAGAATATATAACTAGTTGTAGATATATAAACTTGAAACAGAGCATCTTCTAGTCAGATTCCAAGTTTGTGCTATGGACGCATGGACGCCAGCATGGAAATTCTTTTGAAATGGTATTCACACCAGGATAAacgattgaatatttcatgctaCTGTGGAAACTTC
This DNA window, taken from Malaya genurostris strain Urasoe2022 unplaced genomic scaffold, Malgen_1.1 HiC_scaffold_66, whole genome shotgun sequence, encodes the following:
- the LOC131440072 gene encoding uncharacterized protein LOC131440072, with product MTRPVGPSRTSTILRHRSCIFSVTSIITHVFHPAVAAVVLASVFGMLLTGMEGAYAMSGYGAGGAKVSVVKSIKGDSLVLKTKYDSKLHKSKVYKPEIFKTNRQEGFLEYF